The Hahella sp. HNIBRBA332 genome window below encodes:
- a CDS encoding transglutaminase-like domain-containing protein: MTPIRFIAVVIFPVALTLCLGLGAWNGVNLYRQVTAHMGSLSSPTKKLIRYQFTVKNKRRAFARDISINLFAPIIDYPMQRLATLNGPQGYEKTTDAISNQTLIYKMDQLASYEARNITINAELTMLPLASITIDPKLWLKNEKYIEVDSPEVREVAKLFENIPFERQPKAVFDWLTQHLQPSDYIKEEKGAVWALGNKTGDCTEYTYAYVAILRKLGISAIPLGGFVASRPATVISGVDYHNWALFHDGRHWRLADPLNGVFDQQEEEYVAFRILSESENAELLGRSRFSVDNENVVIEMQ; the protein is encoded by the coding sequence ATGACGCCAATACGATTTATAGCGGTCGTAATATTTCCTGTCGCGTTGACCCTGTGCTTAGGCTTGGGCGCCTGGAATGGAGTGAATCTATACAGGCAAGTAACCGCGCACATGGGTAGTCTTTCTTCGCCTACTAAAAAGTTGATTCGATATCAGTTTACGGTCAAGAACAAAAGGCGAGCATTCGCAAGAGACATATCTATCAACTTATTTGCGCCAATTATTGATTATCCAATGCAACGTCTGGCCACATTGAACGGACCCCAAGGATATGAAAAGACCACTGATGCAATTTCGAATCAAACGCTCATTTATAAAATGGATCAACTGGCCTCATATGAAGCCAGAAATATCACTATTAACGCAGAGCTAACTATGCTGCCCTTAGCGTCTATCACAATAGATCCTAAGTTATGGCTAAAGAATGAAAAATATATAGAGGTCGATAGTCCCGAAGTTCGTGAGGTCGCGAAACTCTTTGAAAATATCCCTTTTGAACGTCAACCCAAAGCGGTTTTTGACTGGTTAACACAGCATCTGCAACCATCTGATTACATAAAAGAAGAAAAAGGAGCGGTGTGGGCGCTCGGCAATAAAACCGGGGATTGTACTGAATACACATACGCCTATGTCGCCATTCTACGCAAGCTAGGCATCTCGGCCATTCCATTAGGCGGATTTGTCGCCTCCCGACCAGCTACAGTGATTTCCGGCGTTGACTATCACAATTGGGCTTTATTCCATGATGGTCGCCACTGGCGTCTTGCTGATCCTCTTAATGGCGTTTTTGACCAACAGGAAGAAGAGTATGTCGCTTTCAGGATTTTAAGTGAAAGCGAAAATGCTGAGCTATTAGGACGAAGTCGCTTTTCAGTGGATAACGAGAATGTCGTTATTGAAATGCAATGA
- a CDS encoding DEAD/DEAH box helicase, whose protein sequence is MNLRQWQRDCLEHAIEHYRTRRHYLCLATPGAGKTVLATEVANHMVKAGMVDYVLCFSPSVVVALDFRDALECRLNARFDGQIGARGWSMTYQAMLTISPQLWKIIEEYRVLVIFDEIHHCAGSEMSNANAWGATILQRIRCQASYTLSLTGTPWRSDQLPIVLSQYSNEDLQIRCDYTYGMLSAIDDGVCRLPQITVVDNDCIKWISDQGSSKVFTSIEQLLSHSSYSYHQLIEHPSIVEGLLELAQQKLFQLRKVNPRAGGLIVASSVSHAEYIRDYLQSKTEQPVVLVTYQESESASLITQFKNNDTPWIVSVGMISEGTNIPRLQVCCHLTRIKTELHYRQILGRVLRRESSQDLKGYLFTLAEPTLIAYAKRIAEDLPEARVVHKQKQLIEPVLLDESPQGQGFGESIDSYNPDSTPLGDLMVNSLTSTRQTSLQSGYYQNLRLYGRYRSEVISLRQSYLN, encoded by the coding sequence ATGAATCTACGTCAGTGGCAGCGTGACTGTCTTGAGCATGCGATTGAGCACTATCGAACTCGCCGGCACTATCTGTGTCTCGCTACACCTGGGGCGGGTAAAACGGTACTAGCAACTGAAGTCGCAAACCATATGGTTAAGGCAGGTATGGTTGACTATGTCCTTTGCTTTTCTCCATCTGTTGTGGTCGCCCTTGATTTTCGAGATGCTTTGGAGTGTCGCTTAAACGCTAGGTTTGATGGCCAAATAGGGGCTCGTGGCTGGTCAATGACTTATCAAGCCATGCTAACTATTAGTCCCCAACTATGGAAGATCATTGAAGAATATCGTGTACTTGTGATCTTCGACGAAATTCATCACTGCGCTGGGAGTGAAATGAGTAATGCCAATGCTTGGGGGGCGACCATATTGCAGCGTATCAGGTGCCAAGCTTCTTATACGTTATCATTGACAGGAACTCCTTGGCGCTCTGACCAGCTCCCAATTGTGCTGTCGCAGTACTCAAATGAAGACCTTCAAATTCGGTGCGATTACACCTATGGGATGCTATCAGCAATTGACGATGGGGTTTGTCGCTTGCCTCAAATTACTGTGGTAGATAATGACTGTATCAAATGGATCTCGGACCAGGGCTCTTCTAAAGTTTTTACCAGTATAGAGCAACTTCTTTCACATTCTAGCTATTCATATCATCAATTAATTGAGCATCCTTCCATTGTGGAGGGCTTGCTTGAGCTAGCTCAACAGAAACTGTTTCAACTTCGTAAAGTTAACCCCCGTGCAGGAGGCCTCATTGTAGCTTCTTCTGTATCACACGCGGAGTATATTCGGGACTATCTTCAGTCGAAAACTGAACAGCCAGTGGTTCTAGTAACCTATCAAGAATCTGAGTCCGCTTCACTTATCACTCAGTTTAAGAACAATGATACCCCCTGGATTGTGTCTGTTGGAATGATCAGCGAGGGGACTAATATTCCAAGGTTGCAAGTATGTTGTCACTTAACTCGCATAAAAACGGAGTTGCATTACCGACAAATTTTAGGGCGAGTCTTGCGTAGGGAAAGTTCGCAGGACTTGAAAGGATATTTATTCACACTGGCCGAACCAACACTAATCGCCTACGCAAAACGAATAGCAGAGGATCTGCCTGAGGCAAGAGTGGTTCACAAGCAAAAGCAATTAATAGAGCCAGTTCTGTTGGACGAAAGCCCACAGGGGCAAGGGTTTGGTGAATCAATTGATAGCTATAATCCTGACTCTACGCCGTTAGGAGATCTGATGGTTAATAGTCTGACTTCTACAAGACAAACAAGTCTTCAGAGCGGCTACTATCAGAATCTGCGATTGTATGGACGGTATCGGAGTGAAGTTATAAGCCTTAGGCAAAGCTATTTGAACTGA
- a CDS encoding helix-turn-helix domain-containing protein yields the protein MRQSRNSIAYETLRDWLKSRRKDSGMNIRTLAEKLGVSHSIVGKIEDGSRKLDIFEFVEICQALGLDPQQEMGIIVNALKASSQRLKLQHKI from the coding sequence ATGCGCCAATCTAGAAACTCAATTGCCTATGAGACCCTGCGAGACTGGTTAAAAAGCAGACGCAAAGACTCTGGGATGAATATCCGCACGCTAGCTGAAAAGCTTGGTGTATCGCATAGTATTGTGGGAAAAATCGAAGATGGAAGCCGAAAACTAGACATCTTTGAGTTTGTTGAAATCTGCCAGGCTTTAGGCTTAGATCCTCAACAAGAGATGGGCATAATAGTTAATGCCTTAAAAGCATCTTCTCAAAGACTAAAACTTCAACATAAGATCTAA
- a CDS encoding radical SAM protein — protein sequence MYTSSQKKFKAKPEDDVLQDIIKVAHTASHVRRVFLADGDAMVLSTRRLKQILQWLNQYFPDLQRVSSYCLPRNIKKKSTEELAELKALGLDLLYVGAESGDDLVLAKVMKGETRESTVDALLKIKQAGLRSSVMILNGLGGRRYAEQHALNSARLVNEAQPDYLSMLVVSFPLGEERLRASFDDFDMPTQQELFREVRTFLAATELNKTIFRSDHASNYLVLKGVLGKDKEKLLQQVDMTISHPEQIRLRQEWQRGL from the coding sequence ATGTACACTTCCTCACAGAAGAAATTCAAAGCAAAACCGGAAGACGATGTGCTGCAAGACATCATAAAAGTGGCCCACACTGCGTCCCACGTGCGCAGGGTTTTTCTTGCGGACGGTGATGCGATGGTGCTTTCGACCCGTCGTCTGAAGCAGATATTGCAGTGGCTGAATCAATATTTTCCTGATTTGCAGCGAGTATCCTCATACTGCCTGCCAAGGAATATCAAGAAGAAGAGCACTGAAGAACTGGCTGAACTGAAAGCGCTTGGCCTGGATTTGCTATACGTAGGTGCGGAATCCGGCGATGATTTGGTCTTGGCCAAAGTTATGAAAGGCGAAACCCGGGAAAGCACTGTCGATGCCTTGCTGAAAATAAAACAGGCGGGGTTGCGTAGCTCGGTAATGATATTAAATGGCTTGGGCGGGCGTCGATACGCGGAGCAACATGCGCTCAACAGCGCCAGGTTGGTGAATGAAGCGCAGCCCGATTACCTTTCCATGTTAGTTGTTTCTTTTCCGCTGGGGGAAGAGCGGCTGCGCGCGAGTTTTGATGACTTTGATATGCCGACTCAACAAGAGCTGTTCAGGGAAGTCAGGACTTTTCTCGCCGCTACCGAACTTAACAAGACCATCTTTCGTAGCGATCATGCCTCCAATTATCTAGTGCTTAAAGGCGTACTCGGAAAAGATAAAGAGAAATTGCTGCAGCAGGTGGATATGACCATCAGTCATCCGGAACAGATACGCTTGCGTCAGGAATGGCAGCGTGGTCTGTAG
- a CDS encoding DUF1285 domain-containing protein, whose amino-acid sequence MSDQHSPIRSAAELSEQLAAISSAKRPPIESWNPTVEVSVDIKIQRDGKWFYQGNPIERTALVKLFASVLRKEGNEYFLVTPVEKARIEVEDAPFVITAMERYKNDADQPCIMLTTNLDESVLVSEEHPVRVHIDSITEEPSPYVLVRSGMEALIGRNVFYQLAELAEECVIEGTAAYGVESAGVFFRLG is encoded by the coding sequence TTGAGTGATCAACATTCCCCGATACGTTCCGCCGCGGAACTGTCAGAGCAATTGGCGGCCATTTCCAGCGCCAAGCGACCTCCAATCGAGTCCTGGAATCCGACAGTAGAGGTCAGCGTTGATATCAAAATTCAACGTGACGGCAAGTGGTTCTACCAAGGTAACCCTATTGAGCGCACGGCCTTGGTCAAGCTATTCGCCAGTGTCCTCAGGAAAGAGGGAAATGAATATTTTCTGGTCACGCCAGTCGAAAAAGCCAGAATAGAAGTGGAAGACGCCCCTTTTGTGATCACTGCAATGGAGCGTTATAAAAACGACGCAGACCAGCCGTGCATCATGCTCACAACCAATCTGGACGAAAGCGTTCTGGTCTCCGAGGAACACCCGGTCAGAGTGCATATAGATTCCATCACCGAAGAGCCGTCCCCCTATGTTTTAGTGCGCTCAGGGATGGAGGCGTTGATTGGACGTAACGTGTTTTATCAACTGGCTGAGCTGGCCGAAGAGTGCGTTATTGAAGGGACGGCGGCGTACGGGGTGGAGAGTGCTGGAGTATTTTTTAGGCTTGGTTAG
- a CDS encoding rhodanese-like domain-containing protein produces MSKFYIHLSATLFVRVILASIFPLTLVLSTAAHSEERSGACRLEQEYIDNATSYEVSALPEDYSCFDDIDAVDLGRVTVVDTRSPNDFEKAFVPGSINLPGNFLFHQRTLKNRSLLLVNKGVLTRQNAQLCARLKEAGFIDVKIVRGGLHAWRLSGNKLAGLPEDIAALSKLTEIEFVVALTGGDAKLIAGQSWYDRVRRYVPDNIPVLPIVGEKSFAMALAKALGGDEVSRNLPVIMLEGTLEEYTESQYRNLYTYDASPETIEQHFESLAKVQEKRRSIPDRYRCRGGE; encoded by the coding sequence ATGTCTAAATTTTACATACATCTTTCGGCGACGCTTTTCGTTCGCGTGATCCTTGCCTCCATATTCCCGCTGACTCTTGTTCTGTCCACAGCCGCTCATTCAGAAGAACGTTCTGGTGCATGTCGCCTGGAGCAAGAATATATAGATAACGCGACGTCATACGAAGTTTCAGCGTTACCTGAAGATTACTCATGCTTTGATGATATTGATGCGGTAGATCTGGGTAGAGTTACCGTTGTAGATACTCGCAGCCCCAATGATTTCGAGAAAGCTTTCGTACCCGGCTCCATTAACCTTCCGGGTAACTTCCTTTTTCATCAACGTACTCTGAAAAACAGATCTTTATTGCTTGTTAATAAGGGCGTATTGACTCGTCAAAATGCGCAGCTCTGCGCCCGTCTTAAAGAAGCCGGATTTATTGATGTCAAAATCGTGCGTGGAGGCCTGCATGCTTGGCGGCTATCAGGGAATAAACTTGCCGGACTGCCTGAAGATATTGCTGCGCTGTCCAAACTAACAGAAATTGAGTTCGTCGTGGCGCTAACAGGCGGCGACGCTAAGTTAATAGCGGGGCAGTCATGGTACGACCGTGTTCGTCGCTATGTGCCTGACAATATTCCTGTGTTGCCTATTGTCGGAGAGAAGAGTTTCGCTATGGCTTTGGCCAAAGCGCTTGGAGGCGATGAAGTATCGCGCAATCTGCCTGTAATCATGCTCGAAGGGACATTGGAAGAATACACAGAAAGCCAATATCGCAATCTGTACACATATGACGCCAGTCCAGAAACCATTGAGCAGCACTTTGAAAGCCTGGCGAAAGTTCAGGAAAAAAGGCGCTCAATCCCTGACCGATACCGTTGTCGAGGCGGAGAGTAG